GTGGTGCAGCTATGGTGCTAAAATCCTTCACAAATCTTCTATaaaagccggcaagaccatggAAACTTCTCACCTCGCTCACACTCTTAGGACTAGGCCAGTCTCGGATAGCTCTAACCTTTTCCTCATCCACTCTGATTCCCTGTGCTGTTAcaacaaatcctagaaaaaCAAGGTGATCTGTCCCAAAAGTGCATTTCTTAAAGTTAGCAAACAAGGATTCTTTCCTAAGCACTTCTAACACAGATTTCAAGTGATGCACATGCTCAGCCATACTCTTGCTGTAGAtcaaaatatcatcaaaataaacTACAACAAAGTGTCCTATAAAAGACCTCAAGACATGGTTCATCAACCTCATGAAAGTGCTAGGggcattggtaagaccaaatggcataacaagccactcatacagaccatgtttagttttaaaggctgttttccattcatccccttctttcatcctaatctgatgatatccactttttaAATCTACCTTAGAGAACACACAAGAACCATGTAgctcatccaacatatcatcaagtctaggaataggatgtctgtactttacagtgatattgttgatggctctgcaatctacacacatgcgccagcttccatccttcttaggcacaaggagcactggtactgcacaagggctcatgctctctcggatatgtCCTTTCTCAATGAGCTCATCTACTTGCTTCTGtagctcttttgtttcttcaggGTTGGTTCTATAGGCAGGGCGGTTTGGGAGAGAAGctgatgagatcctaggatgatgctctggaacagatgggataatccttgcagaaacgaatcaaaagactcaagcttctcaaggtatgtggatcgaatggtgacacaagaggctgcggaaaggcttcttgatactcctaggcttagatcggatatgacacacctctctaaagcccttgggcgttggatattacacaccaacagactggatattacacaccagacactcactcacgacaagagagaaaagaaccaaaaggttttgataaaagattgctTAATGATAAAAGAAGATGGCTACAAGCTTATATAGagaaggctggaacaggctccacttctcgaattcattaaagggaacaggctcccttggtaATCTAAAAACAAGACTAAGacttattcaaaatttaaaagagtttcgaaaactaaataacataaaagcatagcttaaaatataagataaggtcttcatgtggacagaccaagatcaatcatctaggagataggagaagtagacttgtggcctcgttaaaaaccttcctttggaaaacccagtgggacaaaaccaaaggttaggaaaagagcacacacaagctacttgcctagatgatgatcagcttgaaggtggagtagcttgaatgatggttaaggtgtcttggatgatcaagcttcggccaagactaatgtattcttcttgtttccaaatgttcttcaaggttgcatcctcagctacaagctcttcaggttcaggttcatgcttccagtccttggtgctttccatgatcatatcatcccctcccacttcaaaaagatttgtcctcaaatctgtgttaCCTGCAATAGAAGGGACCAAGTCAGTATCATCAGAGTTTATAATCAGATTACACTTACCTTGCAAGCCTCTTTGATAGGCATTGTCGCTGACTGGTTCTATTAGGTAGAAGGGACTGATCCATTTGGCTTTCCTCACTCCTGAGGCATTACTTAGACCTGATACAttgaaacaagacaagttaacacaagcaaaatcatcatagagtaagagtcttatcccaaagttgtattttctcggttttggcttgtatgctgcatctggaggtgcttctttgatgaggatgaAGCAAGTGACGTCCTGTTGTCTCTCCTGACTTAGATCAGGCGGCTTGAAACGTTTGTCTTCCTCACGCTTGTTCTTTCCCTTGGTATGCTTCAAAGCTTCCATATATTCTGCACATGACTCTTTTGGCAAAAACAAGTGCATCATATCTGTGTAATCAATAAAAGAACTCTTGAAAACATGATTAGTTACCTTAGCATGTTCACCTGGTCGCCATAGATAGGATTGAGATGTTCTAAACTCAGAAAAGTTCAGACAAAGCAAACACAGAATCACCCGTCTTGTAGAACCCATAACTCTTTCATTTGAGTAGCTTTGGACATGATTCCAGTTCGACGTGAGACCCTGATGAGTGTAGTTTCCATTGCAGTTGAGTTTGTTGCTTAATTCCTTCTGGTTGCTGAGATATGATCCTCGAACTGCTCCTATGTCAAGGTTGACGGCTAGACAGCTTCCAAGATTTGATTGTTGCATCTCCAACTTAGCCAAGGATCCACTCTTGATACTCTGATCATTACTATAGCCTCTCCTTTCGAAAAGTATAGCACTCAAAACTGTTTGACCTGTACCAATAGAAAGCAAATCAGGTTTCATGCGTTTCTTTGAATCTAGATAATTACCTCGGGCTGATTTATTTGGAGATTGATGTAGACTGAGTCCATCTGGTGGTTTCTCCTTGATTTGAGAAGAAAACATGAGTTTTCCTCCTACTCCAGTAATCACTTCACCATTTACTCTAATGAAATCTCCATCTCCACTCTTGATTTGACAATCTCTGAAATGGTATTGAAGCTTCTGCAAATCTGGTGGCTTCCACACCTTGACATGATCAAGAAGCAAGGCATTTTGATCAGCTTCCAACTCCTTATTACCCAAGCTGGTTCTAGCACGAGCAGAGCActctccaaggatgataagtgtGCTGTCATATGCTCCAGGTTTCCACAAGTAGATCTGTAACCTTCCAGCCCAATCTGATCTAAGCAGCTCACAGAATTTGGCTAAACCGATATGTTTTGCGGAATTGAAAATATCTTGATGATCAGGTGGCCATTTGCTGCGTTTTCCGGTTTGTTGGATCCAGGAAAGAGTGGGTAACATTCTCCAATTGGTTTCGTAGTGAAACTCTGGCTGAGCTGAGACGTGCATCCCTTTAGCTTCAGAGGGTAAAAGATCACCAAAAACAATTATTGTTGCTGCCGATTTCTTCTCAATCACTAGGGGATTGTTCCTGTGATTCCACAACTCTCCTCCAGGCTCAAATACAACATGTTCCATGCCCAGTTCGTGTCTTGAAAGCTCTACTGCTCTGGTCTTGTTCCACACAAAAGGACTGATGAGAAAAGTACCCAAGAATGTCCTTTGGAAACCGTTTGAATCAGTGACAAATAGATGCTCTACTCCACTGTCTGATTTTGATGCCATGGGTGCCTCCTCTTCTATTACATCCTGTTTGAAGAGAATCAGGTCGTCCTTGATGGGTTGATCATCTTTCTGAATGGCAGCTGATGATTCTTTGGCTTGATCTTCTTGAATAGATGTAGCTGATACCGGCTCTGCTGAATTAAGTTCTGAGACTGAAGTGATTAACTCCTGGTTCTGTTCTTCTAAGGATGGACGTGTAGTGTGGGTCTCCCTGAATTGTTTCTCCACATCCATAGTCACTTGAGACAGCTTCTTTATGTCCTCCTCACAGAACCAGCTCGTTGTCTTGCTAGGTAAACCAATAACACCGGTTGATCTTGATCTCATTCTGCCTTGTTGTTCCTGGACTGAGTTTGCAGAGCATGGCTTTGCTTCAGACTGTTTTCGAAGCACTTCCTTGTGGTACTGTCTTGGAACATACTTATGACGCATCAAAGCCCTCAGCTTAAGCCAGGTTGCAACAGGTTCTTTTCCATAGTGTCTCCTAGACGACACCAATTGCTTCCACCAGCTTGAAGCATAACCACAAAACTCAGCAGTAGCTAATTGAACCTTCTTTACTTCAGCATAGCTTTGATAGTCGAAAATcaactccatcttctcttccCATTCCACATATGCAGCAGGATCAGCCTTGCCATGAAAAGAAGGAATTTGATATTTCAATCCAGCATGCTTCCGGTTTCTGTCAAACTGATCAAACTCCTTTTTCTTGTACTCATCTCTGGATGATCTGCCTTTCCTTTGCTGATGTAGGTCTTGTCTGAATTTTCTCAACTGATCTTTGCAGGCTTTATCCAGACTGGCTGTGAATTCTTCAAGAAAAAGCTTTTCTTTCTTACTGAGTTCTCCTTTTTGATCTCCTGCCATGGTACCTGAGACAAGAGAAAAAATTAAACCAGTAAGTAGTTCTAACAAAACAGATCACAATTATTGGATTTAGATAACAATCAGAACAGATCAAATCGAGGATAAAAATTCAAACACAATCAGGTTGATAATCAGAACAAGTTTGATAATCAGAAACAATTCACCAACGCAATATGATCGATCAATCTTAAACAGAGACAGATTAAATTCGAAATCTAATCAACCAAACAAGATAGATTATATTCAAAGCAATAAGAACAGATCGGAATCacacaaatccaaaacagaaacAGATCAAGCAAATCGATTACTTCTGCAacaagaatgtgaaaagttTTTATCAGAAACGAGATCAACAAGCTTGAATCTATTAAAACTCAACAACACAATCATAGATCAATCAAAACTAGTGAGAATAAGAATAGATCGACAGGTTTTTAGCAAACACAAACGGATTTATCAGATTTAAACGCTAAGAACACAGATCAGATCAAACTTGACAGAATATGATCAGACCCAAACgaaaatcagagagaaaaatcgaacacttcccttccagagttgctctgataccacttgatgagatcctaggatgatgctctggaacagatgggataatccttgcagaaacgaatcaaaagactcaagcttctcaaggtatgtggatcgaatggtgacacaagaggctgcggaaaggcttcttgatactcctaggcttagatcggatatgacacacctctctaaagcccttgggcgttggatattacacaccaacagactggatattacacaccagacactcactcacgacaagagagaaaagaaccaaaaggttttgataaaagattgctTAATGATAAAAGAAGATGGCTACAAGCTTATATAGagaaggctggaacaggctccacttctcgaattcattaaagggaacaggctcccttggtaATCTAAAAACAAGACTAAGacttattcaaaatttaaaagagtttcgaaaactaaataacataaaagcatagcttaaaatataagataaggtcttcatgtggacagaccaagatcaatcatctaggagataggagaagtagacttgtggcctcgttaaaaaccttcctttggaaaacccagtgggacaaaaccaaaggttaggaaaagagcacacacaagctacttgcctagatgatgatcagcttgaaggtggagtagcttgaatgatggttaaggtgtcttggatgatcaagcttcggccaagactaatgtattcttcttgtttccaaatgttcttcaaggttgcatcctcagctacaagctcttcaggttcaggttcgtgcttccagtccttggtgctttccatgatcatatcagaaGCTCCAGGGACCAAGTCTATTTGGTGTTCAATCCCACGCATGGGAGGAAGTCCTTTTGGGCTCTCGTCTGGAAAGACATCACCATAGTCCTGCAAAAGAAACTCAAGTTCACTCGGTAGAACCGGTGCAGGGTCAGAAGAAGACATTAGGGCacctttaaaaacaaataaaagcatAGATTGTTGAAGACACAAAGCTTTCTTGATCTCACTACTCTTGGCTAAGAGATTAGTCTCCTTCTTTTGCTTGTCAGCTGGTTTCTCTTTAGCTTCTTGTCGCCTAAGTTTTAGTTGAAGTTGATCCTCATGTACCTCTTGTGGAGACAAAGGTGCCAGTACAATCTTCTTGTCTCTGTGGGTGAAGGAATGCCGGTTAGTGAACCCATCGTGAATGACTCTTCTATCATACTGCCAAGGCCTTCCCAACAAGATATGGCTAGAGTCCATGGGCAGAACATCACACACGATCTCATCTTGGTATCTTCCAATGGTTATAGGAACCATTACTTGATCAGTGACCTTCAGCTCGCCCTCCTCATTCAACCATTGTAGAAGGTATGGCCTAGGATGCTTCCCTGTTTTCAATCCAAGCTTTTCTACAAGAGCTTCACTAGCAACATTAGTACAGCTTCCTCCATCTATAATCAAACTGCATACTTTTTCATAAACTATGCAACGAGTATGAAACAGATTCTCCCTTTGATTATCTACATCTAGCTTGGATTGTACTGCCAATGATCTCCTTGTGACAAGTAGTTCTCCACGAACTGGATAGTCTatggcttcctcttcttcttcggaTATCACCTCACCACTGTCCAAGAGGATCATTGCTttcttgttggtgcactcattggCATAGTGCCCAAAACCatgacatttgaagcacttcACATCCCTGGATCTAGCAGCTGGTGCCTTTCCCTTGTCCTCATGCTCTTCCTTGGGTTTCACAAAAGACTTGTCATCTTTGGTAGTAGGCGCTTTGAAGTTGTTGCCATAGGATCCTTTGGTTGAGGACTTTCTCTTCAGTTGCTGCTCAATGAGGATTGCTTTGTGAAGCAATTCATAGATGTCCTCATACTCCTGCATCTCCAAGCGGTCCTGGATGTCTCTGTTAAGCCCAGCCTGAAATCGAGCCATAGTAGCTTCAGAAGCTTCTTCAACAGCCGCTTTGATCATGAGTATTTCCATCTCTTGATAGTAATCCTCCACGCCTTTggttccttgggtaagtctcCTCAGCTTTTGATGAATCTCTCTACCATAGTGGTTTGGGACAAACCGCTTCTTCATGAGTGTCTTGAGCTCAAACCATGAAGCAACTGGCGGCTCTCCAGTCCTTCTCCTAGTAGTAACAATCTGATCCCACCAATGCAAAGCATACCCACTGAATTCTGTCACAGCAAGCTTCACCTTCTTTGTTTCTGAGTAGTGCTGGCAATCAAACACTCGCTCAATCTTCGTTTCCCATTCAAGATAAGCATCTGGATTGCTGGTTCCACTGAAGACTGGTATTCGAAGTTTGAGACTCCCAAGGTTATCATCTGGTCTGTTCCTTGCTGCATGGCGTGTAGGGGATCTTGCTTGGGAGGCTGCACGTCCTGTTCTCACTGATCTTGCTGATCCCACGGACCGTTCTCCATCAGTACTACGGCCAGAAGAAGTATCTTCATCCTCAGATTCGTCTCCTACTGCAGGTCGCTTGCCTCTCCTCTTTTCCCTAGCGGCTCTCCTAACCTGTGAAGTTGTGCCAAAGACAGGGTTAGTAGAACGAGTAGCTCCAACAAATTCAAGTTTTTTATCCATCTCTTTCATGAGAGTAGCCATGATAGCATCTAGTTGTGCTTTATCCAGTCTAGCCACGGGCCTTTCTTTATCACTTTCAGACATGGTTTCCTGTTAAGACTTCAACAAGAAAAGTAAGTACACAATAGATATAGCCGAAGCCTCACTTAGTGTttctctcaagtgtttctctcaatgATTTCTCAAGTGATTTTCTCAGTGATTCCAAGAGTTCAATGATCAGACAAACAAACTCAAAGCCAGAGAAGTAAAAATCCCAAAACCCCAAAGAAATAGATAGACAGATTTAAGAAATTTTGGTTTGCAAGGAGCTTTACCACCAGAgactggatttctcttcagtctggctggatttctcctcagccctAGTCGGATTTCTCCTCGACTTTCTTAGATACttagatctctttttttttttttttttttatactggtTGGCCCCCTTGCAGATACAACAGATAGAaagtaaagagaaaaagaaaactgcAGAGAGTTGCAGAGAATCAGAAAAGGAAATTAGGTTCCcaaaacagagagagaagaaTTGAATCGACAAACCCCTTTGATTAGAAGCCCTCaagctgctctgataccacttaatagCTTCCTGGTCAAGGAAGAACCCTAGGATGCTCTTGAGGGTCGATCTGGTAATGATTTGGTGGTGATGGATCAGGTTACTAACACTGATGGAAAGATGATCGATTGATGAGTTGATAGAAAGGGGATTGGTGATCGATGGTAGAGATGGTTTCAGTGATGATCTGCGGAATGATCAGGCACTGATTGGGATGatcttagtccgtgagaggcagccccactagtgaacaagatcaaGGCTTAAGGAAGATCACTCTTCTAGCCAAATTCGATGTCCAAAAACTGAACAAAGGAATCACAAGTTTAGAGAGGATTTTTTGATAACAAAAGTGATTGATTTTAATCAGATCTTGCAGAGAGTTTAAGTAGAAAGAAAGGAAAGCAAAGAGTCACCAAGGACTTGTAGTTTTCGAAAATATCTTAAGTAAAACTAGGTAGTGTTGAAGATTGAACAATTGAATATCTTCAAGGCTTCTTTGACTTGGTTTTCTTCAGATGTCGAGATTGGTTTAGTGTAAACCAATCTGAGAATTGCCTCCTTTAATTGTCTTGTCTTTGATCTGGTTATTGGCCCATTGGAGAAAGAGAATGGGTCTCGTGCTGAGTTAAATCCAATTGAACTCCCATCCAGCTCCTTGTATCCAATTGTAGTGTTTGTCTCATCCAGCTCCTCTTCACTGTCACTCTCTTCCAGCTCTTCATGCGCAAGATCAGCTACTGGTTCAGTCAAGCTCACAtcagaataggacagcttcttcgtcgttccaatcaaaccaggatgaatcactctgtaagaagcttgatttggatacataaagtgttggagaatcaccaggaagttgaataaatctcataggagttgggatgaagaagttatcccactttctaatcaggtgattccagtttcccagtttgggaataggacagcttcttcggcgttccaatcaaaccaggatgaatcactttgtaagaagcttgatttggatacataaagtggtggagaatcaccaggaagttgaataaatctcataggagttgggatgaagaagttatcccactttctaatcaggtgattccagtttcccagtttgggaataggacagcttcttcggcgttccaatcaaaccaggatgaatcactctgtaagaagcttgatttggatacataaagtgtgtggagaatcaccaggaagttgaataaatctcataggagttgggatgaagaagttatcccactttctaatcaggtgattccagtttcccagtttgggaataggacagcttcttcgtcgttccaataaaccaggatgaatcactttgtaagaagcttgatttggatacataaagtggtggagaatcaccaggaagttgaataaatctcataggagttgggatgaagaagttatcccactttctaatcaggtgattccagtttcccagtttgggaataggacagcttcttcgtcgcgTTCcatcaatcaaaccaggatgaatcactttgtaagaagcttgatttggatacataaagtgttggagaatcaccaggaagttgaataaatctcataggagttgggatgaagaagttatcccactttcaatcaggtgattccagtttcccagtttgggaataggacagcttcttcgtcgttccaatcaaaccaggatgaatcactttgtaagaagcttgatttggatacataaagtggtggagaatcaccaggaagttgaataaatctcataggagttgggatgaagaagttatcccactttctaatcaggtgattccagtttcccagtttgggaataggacagcttcttcgtcgttccaatcaaaccaggatgaatcactttgtaagaagcttgatttggatacataaagtgttggagaatcaccaggaagttgaataaatctcataggagttgggatgaagaagttatcccactttctaatcaggtgattccagtttcccagtttgggaataggacagcttcttcttcgtcgttccaatcaaaccaggatgaatctttgtaagaagcttgatttggatacataaagtgttggagaatcaccaggaagttgaataaatctcataggagttgggatgaagaagttatcccactttctaatcaggtgattccagtttcccagtttatgaataggacatcttcttcgtcgttccaatcaaaccaggatgaatcactttgtaagaagcttgatttggatacataaagtgttggagaatcaccaggaagttgaataaatctcataggagttgggatgaagaagttatcccactttcaaatcaggtgattccagtttcccagtttgggaataggacagcttcttcgtcgttccaatcaaaccaggatgaatcactttgtaagaagcttgatttggatacataaagtggtggagaatcaccaggaagttgaataaatctcataggagttgggatgaagaagttatcccactttctaatcaggtgattccagtttcccagtttgggaataggacagcttcttcgtcgttccaatcaaaccaggatgaatcactttgtaagaagcttgatttggatacataaagtggtggagaatcaccaggaagttgaataaatctcataggagttgggatgaagaagttatcccactttctaatcaggtgattccagtttcccagtttgggaataggacagcttcttcgtcgttccaatcaaaccaggatgaatcactttgtaagaagcttgatttggatacataaaatggtggagaaacaccaggaagttgaattaatctcataggagttaggatgaagaagttatcccactttctaatcaggtgattctagtttcccagtttgggaataggacagcttcttcgtcgttccaatcaaaccaggaagaatcactttgtaagaagcttcatttggatacataaagtggtggagaatcaccaggaagttgaataaatttcataggagttgggatgaagaagttatcccactttctaatcaggtgattccagtttcccagtttgggaataggacagcttcttcgtcgctccaatcaaaccaggatgaatcactttgtaggaagcttgatttggatacataaagtgttggggaatcaccaggaagttgaataaatctcataggagttgggatgaagaagttatcccactttctaatcaggtgattccagtttcccagtttgggaataggacagcttcttcgtcgttccaatcaacaccaggatgaatcactttgtaagaagcttgatttggatacataaagtggtggagaatcaccaggaagttgaataaatctcataggagttgggatgaagaagttatcccactttctaatcaggtgattccagtttcccagtttgggaatagga
The nucleotide sequence above comes from Brassica rapa cultivar Chiifu-401-42 unplaced genomic scaffold, CAAS_Brap_v3.01 Scaffold0242, whole genome shotgun sequence. Encoded proteins:
- the LOC117129907 gene encoding uncharacterized protein LOC117129907, with amino-acid sequence MAGDQKGELSKKEKLFLEEFTASLDKACKDQLRKFRQDLHQQRKGRSSRDEYKKKEFDQFDRNRKHAGLKYQIPSFHGKADPAAYVEWEEKMELIFDYQSYAEVKKVQLATAEFCGYASSWWKQLVSSRRHYGKEPVATWLKLRALMRHKYVPRQYHKEVLRKQSEAKPCSANSVQEQQGRMRSRSTGVIGLPSKTTSWFCEEDIKKLSQVTMDVEKQFRETHTTRPSLEEQNQELITSVSELNSAEPVSATSIQEDQAKESSAAIQKDDQPIKDDLILFKQDVIEEEAPMASKSDSGVEHLFVTDSNGFQRTFLGTFLISPFVWNKTRAVELSRHELGMEHVVFEPGGELWNHRNNPLVIEKKSAATIIVFGDLLPSEAKGMHVSAQPEFHYETNWRMLPTLSWIQQTGKRSKWPPDHQDIFNSAKHIGLAKFCELLRSDWAGRLQIYLWKPGAYDSTLIILGECSARARTSLGNKELEADQNALLLDHVKVWKPPDLQKLQYHFRDCQIKSGDGDFIRVNGEVITGVGGKLMFSSQIKEKPPDGLSLHQSPNKSARGQTVLSAILFERRGYSNDQSIKSGSLAKLEMQQSNLGSCLAVNLDIGAVRGSYLSNQKELSNKLNCNGNYTHQGLTSNWNHVQSYSNERVMGSTRRVILCLLCLNFSEFRTSQSYLWRPGEHAKVTNHVFKSSFIDYTDMMHLFLPKESCAEYMEALKHTKGKNKREEDKRFKPPDLSQERQQDVTCFILIKEAPPDAAYKPKPRKYNFGIRLLLYDDFACVNLSCFNVSGLSNASGVRKAKWISPFYLIEPVSDNAYQRGLQGKCNLIINSDDTDLVPSIAGNTDLRTNLFEVGGDDMIMESTKDWKHEPEPEELVAEDATLKNIWKQEEYISLGRSLIIQDTLTIIQATPPSS